In Pelecanus crispus isolate bPelCri1 chromosome Z, bPelCri1.pri, whole genome shotgun sequence, the following are encoded in one genomic region:
- the SLC25A51 gene encoding mitochondrial nicotinamide adenine dinucleotide transporter SLC25A51: MMDSEGSAPRNSKEYLSNDIKATSGKHYLCGYCAAFTNIAITFPIHKVLFRQQLYGLKTKDAVHQLQKDGIRNLYRGILPPLMQKTTTLALMFGLYEDFSSLLHSHTSAPELFTRSMAAVLAGTTEAVLTPFERVQTLLQDYKHHDKFTNTYQAFKVLKVYGMREYYRGLVPILLRNGPSNALFFGLRGPIKQCLPEATSYSAHLVNDFICGGLLGAMLGFLFFPVNVVKTRMQAQIGGEFQSFSQVFVKIWLERDRKLMHLFRGAHLNYHRSLLSWGIINATYEFLLKLL; this comes from the coding sequence atGATGGATTCAGAAGGTTCTGCCCCAAGGAATTCAAAGGAATATCTAAGCAATGACATAAAAGCTACCTCTGGTAAACATTATCTTTGTGGCTACTGTGCGGCCTTCACAAATATAGCAATCACTTTTCCCATCCACAAGGTCCTCTTTCGACAGCAGTTATATGGTCTGAAAACAAAGGATGCAGTACATCAGCTGCAGAAGGACGGAATTCGAAATCTCTATCGTGGCATCCTTCCTCCATTAATGCAGAAAACGACAACGCTGGCTCTAATGTTTGGCTTGTATGAAgatttctcctccctgctccatAGCCACACGAGTGCTCCTGAACTCTTCACTCGCAGCATGGCAGCAGTGCTTGCAGGGACCACGGAAGCTGTTCTTACACCTTTTGAGCGAGTTCAAACTTTGCTTCAGGACTACAAACACCATGATAAATTTACAAACACTTACCAAGCTTTCAAGGTACTGAAAGTCTATGGGATGAGAGAATATTATCGGGGATTGGTGCCTATTCTGCTCCGAAATGGGCCCAGTAATGCACTCTTCTTTGGCCTGCGGGGACCTATCAAACAGTGTCTGCCTGAAGCAACTTCTTACAGCGCTCATTTGGTCAATGACTTTATCTGTGGAGGGCTGCTGGGTGCCATGCTGGGATTCTTGTTTTTCCCAGTGAATGTTGTAAAAACTCGCATGCAAGCTCAAATTGGTGGTGAATTTCAGTCCTTCTCACAAGTCTTTGTGAAGATCTGGCTGGAACGTGACAGAAAACTGATGCACCTTTTCAGAGGAGCCCATTTGAATTACCATCGTTCTCTCCTGTCCTGGGGCATAATCAATGCAACCTACGAATTCTTGCTAAAGCTGTTGTGA